A section of the Mesorhizobium loti genome encodes:
- a CDS encoding aromatic ring-hydroxylating oxygenase subunit alpha: MQANTPNSQPIDRNEIVRLIDRQRQDWSLEQAFYTDPAIFALERDLWFPRQWVLVAHASEVLEKGRYIVRQLFDEEIIVVRFGDGEADIAAYYNVCTHRGSRLCTKDGRGKLLVCPYHAWSFRLTGELQSRQDLPPSVDPEALGLHRVPSKCFGGLVFCGLDANSLPDIEPVAAGLTDGLRENGLDQARIVARKNYLTKANWKLVLENFLECYHCRPAHPEYYRVNGHVKVTATRDADKAVEWQNEIEAWHSVIGDAEFHKGAWQPGDLDTMPFAMHRKPIGSGRNTLSNTGEGVSCLMGGRSAYDGGESGFRLGRLSFASAANDYVTLFQMIPRNAMETDVILTWLVDKDADQDVDADAISWMWDVTTVQDKKITEDNADGILSRAYRPGPYTPLESQTSFFVQTYLSELRSLITGTRGAPASQWSAPAQLFASPKAACSTRL, encoded by the coding sequence GTGCAGGCCAACACACCGAACAGCCAGCCCATCGATCGAAACGAGATTGTCCGCCTGATTGACCGGCAGCGTCAGGACTGGTCGCTGGAACAGGCTTTCTATACAGACCCGGCCATCTTCGCGCTGGAGCGGGATCTGTGGTTCCCGCGCCAATGGGTGCTTGTCGCCCATGCCAGCGAAGTGCTCGAGAAAGGGCGCTACATCGTGCGTCAGTTGTTCGACGAGGAGATCATCGTTGTGCGCTTCGGTGACGGCGAGGCGGACATCGCGGCCTACTACAACGTCTGCACCCATCGCGGCTCGCGGCTCTGCACCAAGGATGGCCGCGGCAAGCTTCTGGTCTGTCCCTATCACGCCTGGTCGTTCAGGCTGACCGGCGAACTGCAGTCGCGGCAGGATCTTCCGCCAAGCGTGGACCCGGAAGCGCTCGGACTGCATCGCGTGCCCTCGAAATGTTTCGGCGGCCTGGTGTTCTGTGGCCTGGACGCCAATTCCTTGCCCGACATCGAGCCTGTCGCGGCGGGGCTGACGGATGGGTTGCGCGAAAACGGCCTCGACCAGGCGCGCATTGTCGCCCGCAAGAACTACCTGACCAAGGCGAACTGGAAGCTGGTGCTCGAGAACTTCCTCGAATGCTACCATTGCCGGCCGGCGCATCCCGAATATTACCGCGTCAACGGCCATGTCAAAGTCACCGCGACCCGCGATGCCGACAAGGCGGTCGAATGGCAGAATGAAATCGAGGCGTGGCACAGCGTCATCGGCGATGCCGAATTCCACAAGGGCGCATGGCAGCCGGGCGACCTCGACACCATGCCGTTCGCCATGCACCGCAAGCCGATCGGCTCGGGCCGCAACACCTTGTCCAACACGGGCGAGGGGGTCTCGTGCCTGATGGGCGGCCGCAGCGCCTATGATGGCGGCGAAAGCGGCTTCCGCCTCGGGCGGCTGTCCTTCGCCAGCGCTGCCAACGACTATGTCACCCTGTTCCAGATGATACCGCGCAATGCCATGGAGACCGACGTCATCCTGACTTGGCTCGTCGACAAGGACGCCGATCAGGACGTCGATGCCGACGCCATCAGCTGGATGTGGGACGTGACCACGGTACAGGACAAGAAGATCACCGAGGACAATGCCGACGGCATCCTGTCGCGCGCCTATAGGCCTGGCCCTTATACGCCGCTGGAAAGCCAGACCTCCTTCTTCGTGCAGACCTATCTGTCGGAACTGCGCTCGCTGATCACCGGCACGCGCGGCGCACCGGCCAGCCAGTGGTCCGCGCCGGCGCAGCTCTTTGCATCGCCCAAGGCGGCTTGCTCGACGCGCCTTTGA
- a CDS encoding substrate-binding protein, with protein sequence MISRRTVLKSGGAAAAFAMVGAPSILRAADTVKVGLSIPITGLQAILGETLLNCYKLAAAELNAANGIGGRQVELFIEDNQTTTKGAIDKARKLLNEDKVDVIMGTIISPERSATLSVTSKAKKLFFYPTNFEGGECNRYFVATGPIPMQQVDPMMPWVAENLGKTIYIMASDYAWPQKMTEAITAAYEKAGGKIIGADYYPFGTTDFGPAFQKIKSLKPDVVWSMVVGNDAVTQLKQYRSFDIKQPLIAPLDEVFNKDALPPGVAAGTYAPQPYWMALDNPVNKKFISSFREKFGQEKMVNGIGEAGYNGLHLYALAAEKAGSLKDDDVLKALPTIEFDAPQGKIRVDASNNHTLCHSYVGKAAADGISYEIAKDFGTIAPVTPYCKV encoded by the coding sequence ATGATAAGCAGAAGAACTGTCCTGAAATCCGGCGGCGCTGCCGCCGCCTTCGCCATGGTCGGCGCGCCCTCGATCCTGCGCGCCGCCGACACCGTCAAGGTCGGCCTGTCGATCCCGATCACCGGGCTGCAGGCGATCCTCGGCGAGACGCTGCTGAATTGCTACAAGCTCGCCGCCGCCGAACTCAACGCCGCCAACGGCATTGGCGGCCGCCAGGTCGAGCTGTTCATCGAGGACAACCAGACCACCACCAAGGGCGCCATCGACAAGGCACGCAAGCTCCTCAATGAGGACAAGGTCGACGTGATCATGGGCACGATCATCTCGCCCGAACGCAGTGCGACGCTGTCGGTGACATCGAAGGCCAAGAAGCTGTTCTTCTACCCGACCAATTTCGAGGGCGGCGAATGCAACCGCTATTTTGTCGCCACCGGCCCGATCCCGATGCAGCAGGTCGACCCGATGATGCCCTGGGTGGCCGAGAACCTCGGCAAGACCATCTACATCATGGCCTCGGACTATGCCTGGCCGCAGAAGATGACCGAGGCGATCACGGCTGCCTATGAGAAGGCTGGAGGCAAGATCATCGGCGCCGACTACTATCCGTTCGGCACCACCGATTTCGGCCCGGCCTTCCAGAAGATCAAATCGCTGAAGCCCGATGTCGTCTGGTCGATGGTGGTCGGCAACGACGCTGTCACCCAGCTCAAGCAGTATCGCAGCTTCGACATCAAGCAGCCGCTGATCGCGCCGCTCGACGAGGTCTTCAACAAGGACGCGCTGCCGCCCGGCGTCGCCGCCGGCACCTACGCGCCGCAGCCTTACTGGATGGCGCTCGACAATCCGGTGAACAAGAAATTCATCTCGAGCTTCCGCGAAAAATTCGGCCAGGAAAAGATGGTCAACGGCATCGGGGAGGCCGGTTATAACGGCCTGCATCTCTATGCGCTGGCCGCCGAGAAGGCCGGATCGCTGAAGGACGACGATGTGCTCAAGGCGCTGCCGACCATCGAGTTCGACGCACCGCAAGGCAAGATCCGCGTCGACGCCTCCAACAACCACACGCTCTGCCATTCCTATGTCGGCAAGGCGGCGGCCGACGGCATCAGCTACGAGATCGCCAAGGATTTCGGCACCATCGCGCCGGTCACGCCCTACTGCAAGGTGTAG
- a CDS encoding ABC transporter ATP-binding protein — translation MLRTFAVSAGYGPLPVLNGIDLSVAPGEVVGLLGRNGAGKTTLLRVIAGALRASGGAVVLGDQDLTNAAAFRRARAGIAHVPQGRGIFNQLTVRQNLEVGTRAARDRGDGGIAADIFGYFPILREREAQIAGTLSGGQQQMLAIGRALCGLPSVLLLDEPSEGIQPNIVQSIAELVPRIARERGIAIVLVEQNLDLVLKAADRCLVMEKGRIVHEGTPEAFADESLLKDLLAL, via the coding sequence ATGTTGCGGACATTTGCCGTCTCGGCCGGCTACGGCCCGCTCCCGGTGCTGAACGGCATCGACCTCAGCGTGGCGCCGGGCGAAGTCGTCGGCCTGCTCGGCCGCAACGGCGCCGGCAAGACGACGCTGTTGCGCGTCATCGCCGGCGCTTTGAGGGCCAGCGGCGGCGCCGTGGTTCTTGGCGACCAGGATCTCACCAATGCAGCGGCCTTCCGCCGCGCCCGGGCGGGCATCGCGCATGTGCCGCAAGGCCGGGGCATCTTCAACCAACTCACCGTGCGGCAGAACCTGGAAGTCGGCACACGGGCCGCCCGCGATCGCGGCGACGGCGGCATTGCGGCCGACATCTTCGGCTATTTTCCGATCCTGCGCGAACGCGAGGCACAGATCGCGGGCACGCTCTCGGGCGGCCAACAGCAGATGCTGGCGATCGGCCGCGCGCTGTGCGGCCTGCCGTCGGTGCTGCTGCTCGACGAGCCCTCGGAAGGCATCCAGCCCAACATCGTGCAGTCGATCGCCGAACTGGTGCCGCGGATCGCCCGCGAGCGCGGCATCGCGATCGTTCTGGTCGAGCAGAATCTCGATCTCGTTCTCAAGGCGGCGGACCGCTGCCTGGTGATGGAGAAGGGCAGGATCGTGCATGAGGGCACGCCGGAGGCGTTCGCCGACGAGAGCCTGCTGAAGGATTTGTTGGCCCTGTGA
- a CDS encoding acetolactate synthase large subunit, with protein MTKGSDLFVAALENEGVERIFGIPGEENLDIVESIRRSSIQLILTRHEQAAAFMAATYGRLTGKPGVCITTLGPGALNLTTGAAYALLGAMPMIMITGQKGILSSRQARFQIVDIVAAMKPLTKLSRQIVSPKMIPSLVREAFRVAQEERPGPVHLELPEDIAAAQCDPVALVPTHPVDLPIAGADALDRAARMIMEAKRPLLMFGAAASRPRVTPDIAQFVLRTQIPYFTTQMGKGTVPGGTELYMGTAALSERDYVHEAIEQADLIITIGHDTVEKPPFIMGTNGPKVIHVGYHSADVEQVYFPQAEIVGDLGPSLALLADRVEGRIPNARALLPLREGILSRIAARATEDRFTPQRIVHDVRAVMPADGILALDNGMYKIWFARNYRTRMANTLLLDNALATMGAGLPSAMMAALLYPQRRVMAICGDGGFMMNSQELETAVRLKLNLVVLLLEDHAYGMIRWKQAVDEFPDFGMTFGNPDFVKYAEAYGARGTRVGEIGQLRPALEQAFAGGGVHLVVVPIDYSENTRVLVDELRERLPAPQKP; from the coding sequence ATGACCAAGGGTTCGGATCTGTTCGTGGCGGCCCTCGAAAACGAAGGGGTCGAGCGGATTTTCGGCATTCCGGGCGAGGAAAACCTGGATATCGTCGAATCCATCCGCCGCTCGTCGATCCAGCTGATCCTGACCCGCCACGAGCAGGCGGCGGCCTTCATGGCCGCTACCTACGGCAGGCTCACCGGCAAGCCGGGCGTGTGCATCACCACGCTAGGCCCCGGCGCGCTCAACCTGACGACCGGCGCGGCCTATGCGCTGCTCGGCGCGATGCCGATGATCATGATCACCGGCCAGAAGGGCATCCTGTCATCGCGGCAGGCGCGCTTCCAGATCGTCGATATCGTGGCGGCGATGAAGCCGCTGACCAAGCTGTCGCGCCAGATCGTCTCGCCCAAGATGATTCCCTCGCTGGTGCGTGAGGCCTTCCGCGTCGCGCAGGAGGAGCGCCCGGGTCCGGTGCATCTGGAATTGCCGGAAGACATAGCGGCGGCCCAGTGCGATCCGGTCGCGTTGGTGCCGACGCATCCGGTCGACCTGCCCATCGCCGGCGCGGACGCGCTGGATCGGGCTGCCCGGATGATCATGGAGGCGAAGCGCCCGCTGTTGATGTTCGGCGCGGCGGCGTCGCGCCCGCGCGTGACCCCGGATATCGCTCAGTTCGTGCTGCGCACGCAGATACCCTATTTCACCACACAGATGGGCAAGGGCACCGTGCCTGGCGGCACCGAACTCTACATGGGGACGGCGGCGCTCTCGGAGCGCGACTATGTGCACGAGGCCATAGAACAGGCCGATCTGATCATCACCATCGGTCACGACACGGTCGAGAAACCGCCCTTCATCATGGGCACCAACGGGCCGAAGGTGATCCATGTCGGCTATCACTCAGCCGATGTCGAGCAGGTCTATTTCCCGCAGGCCGAGATCGTTGGCGACCTTGGCCCCTCGCTGGCGCTGCTGGCCGATCGCGTCGAAGGCAGGATCCCCAATGCGCGGGCCTTGCTGCCGCTGCGTGAAGGCATTTTGAGCCGCATTGCCGCGCGCGCCACCGAAGACCGCTTCACGCCGCAGCGCATCGTCCATGACGTGCGCGCCGTGATGCCGGCGGACGGGATCCTCGCCCTCGACAACGGCATGTACAAGATCTGGTTCGCGCGCAATTACCGCACGCGCATGGCAAACACGCTGCTGCTCGACAATGCGCTGGCCACCATGGGCGCCGGCTTGCCGTCGGCGATGATGGCGGCACTGCTCTATCCCCAACGCCGCGTCATGGCCATTTGCGGCGACGGCGGCTTCATGATGAACAGCCAGGAACTGGAGACCGCCGTCCGGCTCAAGCTGAACCTTGTCGTCCTGCTGCTCGAAGACCATGCCTATGGCATGATCCGCTGGAAGCAGGCGGTCGACGAGTTTCCGGATTTCGGCATGACCTTCGGCAACCCCGATTTCGTCAAATACGCCGAGGCCTATGGCGCCAGGGGAACCAGGGTCGGCGAGATCGGCCAATTGCGGCCGGCGCTGGAACAGGCCTTTGCCGGCGGCGGCGTGCATCTCGTCGTCGTGCCCATAGACTATTCCGAAAACACCCGTGTGCTTGTCGACGAACTGCGCGAGCGGCTGCCGGCGCCCCAGAAGCCCTGA